CTGCAGCAGATAGGCGCCGATGTCGTTGTACGGATTTCCGAACGTCGGGTCGGTGGCGATCGCCCTTTCGCACTCCGCGATTGCGTCGTCCAGCCGGCCCATGAAGCTGTAGGTCCACCCGAGGAACGTGTGAGCCTCGGCACTGGGGTGAAGTGAGATCGAACCCGTATAGAGCTCGACCGCGCGATCGAGATCGCCGCCTACCTGGGACTGGTAGGCCTGCTTGAATAACTCGACCGCGCGCTCCTTCTGGTCCATAGGGCGACAACCTAACGGCGTGATGCTCTGGAATACACCCGCTGGAAAGAAAGTCCTCAAAGATCGCAGAATGTTGTACTTTCGCTGATGCAATTATGGCCCGAAAATGAGTCCCCTAGCGCCGGGTACGCTAGGGGTGGGAGTTAGTTAGTCAAGGAGAAC
Above is a window of Candidatus Methylomirabilota bacterium DNA encoding:
- a CDS encoding tetratricopeptide repeat protein; translation: MDQKERAVELFKQAYQSQVGGDLDRAVELYTGSISLHPSAEAHTFLGWTYSFMGRLDDAIAECERAIATDPTFGNPYNDIGAYLLQLSRPNDAVPWLKKALDAPRYASYHFAHMNLGRAYSQLGEWDEARRSFKAALEIEPNYPPARRALTQLIARSN